The following is a genomic window from Carassius auratus strain Wakin chromosome 15, ASM336829v1, whole genome shotgun sequence.
ttatatttattattgtgaaGGCAAAGCTCCAtcactccagtgtcacatgatcttacaAAAATCATTCTACAGCTTCAGATAACAGCTTTTACATTTACCACTCACTCTCTTTGCATTGGATTACAATAGGAGAATATCTAATAATTGTGATTGTGCTCCGTACGATGCATGTGCTGATTCCTGCAGTGTTGAACATGCTCCTGTAGTGTCCTGCTCATGTTCGTGTTGTGCCCTCTAGCGTTCAAGCCTGAATTAGCTTCGGCTTTTTCAATCTTGGTGTTAAATGACAATGTATTGACTGTTTTTGTAACCAATGGATTCATATTCAGCATTGTTCATAACCATCTGTTAATTATTGTTATTGGCACATTCCATTATTTATCTATACTGTTAAATGACCGAAATTGCAAGATCATTGTTACATCCATGTCGCTCATCCCTTATGAATGTCACATTATGACTGTATTGTGGTGTTCCTCACAAATACAGTATTTCAGGATAATGAGTATCGTTATACACGCATCGTTTAGAGCTACACCCGTGCTACTTTTCAGCAGCTCTGCTAGTTAATCGTTTGGAAAGTGTTTTTCTGTAACCGGTGTGTCACGTCTCTTCAGTCGCAGCCAAGCAGGGAGAATCTGACCCCGAGAGGAAGGAGACGCGGCAGAAAGTGGACGATGACAGGAAACACGAGATCGAGGCGGCTATCGTCCGAATCATGAAGTCCAGAAAGAAGATGCAGCACAATGTTCTAGTAGCAGAGGTGTGGAGACTTCTTGTGGGAATACTTCAGATATCCAAAAGCTGTTATTTGAGAATGACCGTGTGATGTCATCGTTTGAACCGTTGTTTCTAGAGCTTCAGTTTGAtcctgtgtgtttctgtctgtagGTGACACAGCAGCTGAAGGCACGGTTCCTCCCCAGTCCTGTGGTCATTAAAAAGCGTATTGAAGGACTTATCGAGAGAGAATACTTGGCAAGAACACCAGAAGATCGCAAAGTGTACACATACGTAGCATGAACACGGAGCGCTATTAAATCTGGcatgagtgagcgagcgagcgagcatTGTTTTGGGACTTTGTTACACACCTCACACgggatgttatttttattttatgcatttttttgccTTTGTCGTCATTCGTACTGGGAATAAACTGAGAAGAAACCTTTAAATTGTTCTTTTCGATTCCCATGAGGCTTTCCACTGGATTAGATTCAACACTTGGTCTCTGTGAGAGAGGTTATCTTTGAGTGTCTTCACAATCCTACAACAGAATAAATACAGTAAGCCACACAGTTTCCCAGCATTAGATATCAGTACGACCCATTCATATCATGAAATCCCTTCCGAGTTGTTCTCTTATATCTGTGTAAGTGATCTGGATGTACAGGTATTCGCCATCAGTGCTTTACCTGTAAGCTTGTCAAATGTGTGTCTGAGTAGGAGTGTAGCGTTTGGTTCAAAGCATGCTTTTACTAAAGACTGATGGAGTAACACTTACACAGCATATAAATGGTGGTTTGGATGTCTTTTGTCCCCTTGCcccgttttttctttctttttcatgtcTAACATGGCCAATCGTAAAAGATGACTTAAAAGCGTTTTATTTTGAAGGGTCCTCTCTGAAAGCAGTTTAAATGGATGGGGCGCAGTTTGtgttttttcagcattattatatttcaatgtgtataaattgtaaaataattgttattgtaCTCGATGCTGAAGTGAACTGTACAGGGCCTTGTTTTCATCATTAAATgtagaaaaatacagaaaaaacacaataaaaggatTGGCCGTTTTGGGTCAGACTTTAGTCTTGTTCTGATTTCCCGGTGGAGGATCTCTCTAGAGGACACTATGAGCAATGTCTAAATACAACAATGAACTTGTTGGTGGGCGACAGTCTATGATGTTCCTACTAGTGCAAGCGTGAGTATAAAGGGTCACCTGTAAAACACATCATCCTCTTCTTTGTCTCCAGCAGCCGTTTGTTTGTGGTGTGTCTAGGCAAGCAGCTATGGATGTCACTAGTGCGTAGGGTGTAGTTAGGACTCCTCTCGCTTTAGTGAGTGCTGAACAGGGCTTTGTCCTTGGACACTGATCTAGATACGGCAGGTTATTAGGCTCCCTGTGAGCCTCTGTGAAGCTGCTGAAATGTATTTAGGTTTCTTCTCCCATAAACAGAAAGGGTCCTTACACGATCAACGTCTAGAAATGTAGCAAGGGTAGCAGTAAAAAAATCTATGTGACATCAGCGGTTCAACTGCAATTTTACAAAGCtctgagaatactttttgtgcacaaaaacaaaaaatgactgTATTCAACCAGTGATATCTGTTCTCTTGTGTCAAGCACTGGTCAATGGAAGCCTGCTTCTgccacaaattaaaaatatatatttatgatctGTTTGGGACAAAAATTATGAGAGGGGATgagcaaattacttttttttttttctttttcttttttattaagtaaCACAAAATATCTCAGACTCCTGAATGTGAAAAACTACCATTAGCTCATGAAGCACAAGAATAGATTATTCCAAACCTGACCAAAATCCCCAAAATACCTTCTATTAAAAGTTTGTCTGTTCAGTTATTTCTGTCAGGACACTTTTCCACAGACTAAATACttagcattaataaaaaaataaaaaatactatttgaTAAATAGTAAAAATGTTTTAGCTTTGCTGACAGAATGAAAGCCTattaacaaagaatgaatgaTTGTATTATTAAATAGCAGAGAGATTAAAAGAGTTTCAGTACAGTTCAAATAATCTGTAGAGTTTCAATGCCACATTTTGTCTGTAAAGTCTTGTGTATCTATATTTTTGCACCAAGAGTAAAATAAATGTACGgaaggaaatgagtttgaaatattacattttagataaattgtaatttttttttttgcctgaaagACAAAAATGTCCCTAAAGTTGCACAAGGGTGACATTTCTAGATGCCATTGTGTAGTGTAGCATGAAGATCGGTCctttaaaaaatgacagaaaaacactAGTTAGAAAGGATTGTGCTTTGTTTtgatacaaaattattttatgtatgatTTATTGGTTAATCGAAGGATACATTCCTCAGTTTTCATACATTCCAAATCTCCATTGTTCAGGAGTGCACACTTGAGAAGATGCTCGTTTAAAGTGTGTGTCCCACACAGGTCCGGTGACAGCCATCTGCTGGGGTCCAGGCCTCTTCTCAAAGAGAGCAGAAAGCCCTTCCCCCAGCTGTTCTCCGAAAGCTCTTCCCATTGATATTTCACTTTTCAGTTATCAGGGTGCCTCTGATCGTCATCATGAATTATACAGGCTGAAGTGACGTCACCGTGAACTCGACTCCTGCGAACACAAACGGGTTTCACAAGGCGAGACAAAGCAGAGATCTTTACGCGTGTCTGAGGCGGTTTTCGCACGCAGTTAGCAGCAGATATGCTCCGAGAACCGCGTCGCTTCACGAGCAGCAGGACTGAGGATGAGAAAACTAAACAACAGCTCACTTTTGTTTGCGTCTCTAAGCGAGGAGCGACACAGTAACGGACAGAGCCGAGCGCTGTATGACGTAAGCAACAAACGACACACTGTAACATTACAAACAGCGTTTGATCTTCAAATGCGCGCCGATGAATGTGGATGAAGGTAATCTAAATCAGGCAACTATTTATTATCCATGTGTATGCACGCGACCTACCAAGTGTTCAACGGCCATGAATTAAACTTTGTTTAGGGACATTCATGAAAATGCAACCATAATTGCAGGATGTTTGGTTACTTACAATAGCACTTTTGTTTGTAGAATATGTCTTTCTTCTGCTGATAAATATGTGGATGtttttataccaaaaaaaaaaaaaattgaaatatttaccATATTTGCCAACATCATTCAAACCAATGTTTTACCTATTTATCAGCAATAAGTTTattcaatcattttaaatacaatgGAATTTAGTATGATGATCGCTGCCTTTTATCTATTGTGACAGATCAGAAtaagttttgtttcatttatacatacataGTTTACAGAAATGTTATTATGAATGATGATGGAACATTatttcattttgacattttttttcacagaagttATCTGAAACATTAAAGCATTTTACTTACATGTAAtatgccttatatatatatatatatatatatatatatatatatatatatatataacagtgcatcttatatatatatatatatatatatatatatatatatatatatatatatatatatgtatattatcaAAAGTAGTGCCatattttttacttcatttatAAATTGTTCACAATTAAGCTTAGCATTGAGTGTGATTTTATTTGtccatgaaaaatacaaataaatataactttttgaATGGATGGTGTcttgtgcaaaaaaagaaaatagaaaaacacCATACAGCTCAATCTGTATTACTATTCAGAACATTCTAGTCAGAGACGTCCATCACATATATtcttgaatataaaaaaaagattcaccTCATTTGAAATCCAATACCTCTCTcgctttattatttataaagaactgatttgttatttgctggtggATGGATATCATATGAACAGCATTAAACTCATCTTTTCTTTAGATCTGACTGCAGTAAAATGTCCTGCAGCAGCAGTAAGTCCACTTTCATTTCGTCATTTACCATCACATCAACAGCCAGGCTTGTGCTTTGATTGGtcctcactgctctgtgtgtgtcggTTCCTCTGTCGTTTGTCCAGCGGACCTCTCATGCGTCCCGGGTCAGGAGCCTGTGCTGACGGTGCACCTGCTGACCGACCCCGGTGCGTCTCTGCTCCTCCAGCACACTCTGGACCGCCTGCTCAAACGGGTCCGTCCCGGCCTACGCCTCTTCCACGTGTCCGAGCGGGCCTGTCCTGTACACGCCCAGCGGCCCGCGGCCGGACACCCCTCACACGCCGTCACCATATTCCTACACGAGTGCTACGGAGAGGAGCGTATTCTCCGAGTGCTGGACTTCCTGCAGCGTCCGCCGTGGCAGTATCACCATACGGAGAGCTGCGGTGCTGGAGAGCCCAGGGGTCACCCTAGTGTCCCGTCCAGCGCCCTACTGAGGCCTTATCTCCTGCCCAGCCGGGACTTCTACAGCCTGGGTGTGGGGATGCCGGTGTGGGGCGTCCGGCCGGTGCACTACGGAGGGGAGGTGGTGCGGGTGACTTTACACAGCTCCTATGATAACTTCGAGGACACGGTGCGTTTATATGAGACGGTGCTGCAGAGGAGGGTGGAGGAGCAGAAGACGGGCTTCTGCTGGTTCACGCTGCTCACAGAAGCAGGGTTCAGTCTGCAGCTGGCCATCAAGCAGCTCTCGCCCGGGGTGCGGCCGGAGCCGTGTTCCTCCACCGTGCTGCAGTTCAGGGTGGGGGAGATCGGACAGCTCGTGCCCTTACTGCCCAACACCTGCTCGCCCATCAGCGCCAGCCGATGGCACACCGAAGACCTGGACCGCAACAAGATCCTCTTCCAGGTAGGTCACTGCAAACATGCTCTGGTTTCTGTGTGCACTTTCAGTGTACAGTCATAGtagggtttctgcaggtcttaaaaagtcttaattcacATTTTTCACAAACGTAGGCCTTAAAAGGGTCTCAAATCAGAGCAGATGGTCTTTGTAGAGTCattgcattaaatgttgcatgcactgcaCAAATGGAATCTTCCtcagtgtttttgtcatttttcagaCCTTACTCACAGAcgtttgttcttgttttattcataagctcacttcattttgatgaatTTCTTAAAAAGTGTCTTTAAAGTGTCAATTTCACCCTTCCACAAATGAAGCCCGTATACGAGCAGAAAGTCTAAAATCAGGCATCAAATGTTGCAtgcattaccaaaaaaaaaaaaaaaaattcttcctcATTATTTCACTTATTTTCCAGTTcgaatatctaaacatccttaaatctagaaacatttacttgaaatgcaaaataaagatAATGACGTTTTGTTTTCAGGCAGAAATGAACATAATGGAGtttatgctttaaacaaaaagaaatatcTGGAGTCCGAGAAATAAACGTATTTTCtcttttaaagggacactaagtaggaattactcccatctagtggtgaaattgtattttgcattcaaactaattttgctctccagcgcctcgctttttcaaatgcgcgttgcatctacggtaggcgatatgtaccaaaaagctttgacgggatgtcttctaatagcacttcgtcgagttttccttcaggtgaacaggtgtgttatttcaaacaaactgcaacatgaccataaacaaacgaatgttacagtatgaattactgactgtggaaaacatgaaatattgtaattagtagttatgtctaatttattcgttatattttctgaattatatgcattgttagatataaaaaaaaatattgtaatatagattgtaacactgacttacctgtcgagaagaaaactggccacttcagcgtctcttttgaaatctttatcaagcattagctctttccacctagaaaaagcttccccgacattaactcttgttttctgtaatctacggtcacgtttccttttacgttctatttttgactgttttggcgacgatgt
Proteins encoded in this region:
- the LOC113115403 gene encoding protein FAM124B-like isoform X1, translated to MTSDCSKMSCSSTDLSCVPGQEPVLTVHLLTDPGASLLLQHTLDRLLKRVRPGLRLFHVSERACPVHAQRPAAGHPSHAVTIFLHECYGEERILRVLDFLQRPPWQYHHTESCGAGEPRGHPSVPSSALLRPYLLPSRDFYSLGVGMPVWGVRPVHYGGEVVRVTLHSSYDNFEDTVRLYETVLQRRVEEQKTGFCWFTLLTEAGFSLQLAIKQLSPGVRPEPCSSTVLQFRVGEIGQLVPLLPNTCSPISASRWHTEDLDRNKILFQVKAPAQAQGFLRSAFPLSCPRMLLRSCGAARPPSTAPCRRTSHLKEQAEDRCPRGVGSGRESAGSDNTRSSPPGSSCYSSLRSSPAGLSVNWYEPALTSETSLSRLRLEEEEPETDVDTGCAVKLQAAVGASALLRHGLDEPDESVKSVLAETQDEFFI
- the LOC113115403 gene encoding protein FAM124B-like isoform X3 codes for the protein MNVDEADLSCVPGQEPVLTVHLLTDPGASLLLQHTLDRLLKRVRPGLRLFHVSERACPVHAQRPAAGHPSHAVTIFLHECYGEERILRVLDFLQRPPWQYHHTESCGAGEPRGHPSVPSSALLRPYLLPSRDFYSLGVGMPVWGVRPVHYGGEVVRVTLHSSYDNFEDTVRLYETVLQRRVEEQKTGFCWFTLLTEAGFSLQLAIKQLSPGVRPEPCSSTVLQFRVGEIGQLVPLLPNTCSPISASRWHTEDLDRNKILFQVKAPAQAQGFLRSAFPLSCPRMLLRSCGAARPPSTAPCRRTSHLKEQAEDRCPRGVGSGRESAGSDNTRSSPPGSSCYSSLRSSPAGLSVNWYEPALTSETSLSRLRLEEEEPETDVDTGCAVKLQAAVGASALLRHGLDEPDESVKSVLAETQDEFFI
- the LOC113115403 gene encoding protein FAM124B-like isoform X2 translates to MSCSSTDLSCVPGQEPVLTVHLLTDPGASLLLQHTLDRLLKRVRPGLRLFHVSERACPVHAQRPAAGHPSHAVTIFLHECYGEERILRVLDFLQRPPWQYHHTESCGAGEPRGHPSVPSSALLRPYLLPSRDFYSLGVGMPVWGVRPVHYGGEVVRVTLHSSYDNFEDTVRLYETVLQRRVEEQKTGFCWFTLLTEAGFSLQLAIKQLSPGVRPEPCSSTVLQFRVGEIGQLVPLLPNTCSPISASRWHTEDLDRNKILFQVKAPAQAQGFLRSAFPLSCPRMLLRSCGAARPPSTAPCRRTSHLKEQAEDRCPRGVGSGRESAGSDNTRSSPPGSSCYSSLRSSPAGLSVNWYEPALTSETSLSRLRLEEEEPETDVDTGCAVKLQAAVGASALLRHGLDEPDESVKSVLAETQDEFFI